A single genomic interval of Egibacteraceae bacterium harbors:
- a CDS encoding class II aldolase/adducin family protein, with amino-acid sequence MTVEERRRGLVRAARLLSESGIMSHTGHVNLSARIDAERMLLAGGTVAAVKETSFAVVGADGQVEEGTLDASTAEIVGMHAAVYGPLPEAGAVVHTHSPHATAFALARRPLPCRYEALLRRGQYGEMPVAAWAPRGSTALGRAIAETVRAHPRTSALLLANHGVLVWGPSPTAAAKLAIVVEEAAEAELRAAAIGGAKDLPPGAFTDLRPCLAPGHGDGGA; translated from the coding sequence ATGACCGTCGAGGAGCGGCGGCGAGGCCTCGTGCGAGCGGCGCGTCTCCTCTCGGAGTCGGGGATCATGTCCCACACCGGCCACGTCAACCTCAGCGCCCGCATCGACGCCGAGCGCATGCTCCTCGCCGGAGGGACGGTTGCCGCCGTCAAGGAGACGTCGTTCGCCGTGGTCGGGGCCGACGGGCAAGTGGAGGAGGGCACGCTCGACGCATCCACCGCGGAGATCGTCGGCATGCATGCCGCGGTGTACGGACCGTTGCCCGAAGCCGGGGCGGTGGTGCACACCCACTCGCCGCATGCCACGGCCTTCGCCCTCGCGCGTCGTCCGCTCCCGTGCCGCTACGAGGCCCTGCTGCGACGGGGCCAGTACGGCGAGATGCCCGTCGCGGCGTGGGCACCGCGCGGATCCACGGCGCTCGGGCGTGCCATCGCGGAGACCGTCCGCGCGCACCCCCGCACGTCGGCGCTGCTGCTGGCCAACCACGGGGTGCTCGTGTGGGGGCCGTCCCCGACCGCAGCCGCCAAGCTCGCGATCGTGGTCGAGGAGGCGGCCGAGGCAGAGCTGCGTGCGGCGGCCATCGGGGGGGCGAAGGACCTCCCCCCCGGGGCCTTCACCGACCTGCGTCCCTGCCTCGCGCCCGGGCACGGCGATGGCGGCGCGTGA
- a CDS encoding class I SAM-dependent methyltransferase: MTVRPDRSFLAPPDEASDWRMLLVYDAAADAGVLSALPGTPADVAAASGLDEHAVRVVLDLLAVWDIVERRSGGRYATGAGAPDPDLAALLRHHARSIRMWSGALDARLRGVEPTAAPASGPAQRERWYAALAAYARPVAPAAVEACLSRFPHARRVLDLGGGHGEHALAFARRGLSVTMQDRPEAVDLARRSGRLEAAGVRLCAGDFFHDLAEGPFDIVFAAAVTDTYDPARNAALFRLLRPVVAPRGGVALLAFVRGRNAVVPAFAVQMLGVGGGGDTHGEEEYARWLAEAGFAAVDVVDLPGHTQSLVFASR; encoded by the coding sequence GTGACCGTGCGCCCCGACCGGTCGTTCCTCGCCCCGCCTGACGAGGCGAGCGATTGGCGCATGCTGCTCGTCTACGACGCCGCCGCCGACGCCGGCGTGCTCTCGGCCCTGCCGGGCACGCCGGCCGACGTGGCGGCGGCCTCGGGCCTCGACGAGCACGCGGTGCGCGTCGTCCTCGACCTCCTCGCGGTCTGGGACATCGTCGAACGCCGCAGCGGCGGCCGCTACGCGACCGGCGCCGGCGCACCCGACCCCGACCTCGCCGCGCTCCTGCGCCACCACGCCCGCTCCATACGCATGTGGAGCGGCGCGCTCGACGCCCGCCTGCGGGGCGTCGAGCCGACCGCCGCGCCCGCCTCCGGGCCGGCGCAGCGCGAGCGGTGGTACGCAGCCCTCGCGGCGTACGCGCGTCCGGTCGCACCGGCCGCCGTCGAGGCGTGCCTGTCGCGCTTCCCGCACGCGCGGCGCGTGCTCGACCTCGGCGGAGGCCACGGCGAGCACGCCCTCGCGTTCGCCCGCCGCGGCCTGTCCGTGACGATGCAGGACCGGCCCGAGGCCGTCGACCTCGCGCGCCGCAGCGGACGACTCGAGGCCGCCGGGGTGCGTCTCTGCGCCGGCGACTTCTTCCACGACCTCGCGGAGGGACCCTTCGACATCGTGTTCGCCGCAGCCGTCACCGATACGTACGACCCCGCGCGCAATGCCGCCCTATTTCGCCTGCTGCGTCCGGTCGTCGCCCCGCGCGGCGGCGTCGCGCTGCTTGCCTTCGTCCGTGGCCGCAACGCCGTCGTCCCGGCCTTCGCCGTCCAGATGCTCGGCGTCGGCGGCGGCGGGGACACGCACGGGGAGGAGGAGTATGCGCGCTGGCTTGCCGAGGCGGGCTTCGCCGCGGTCGACGTCGTCGACCTGCCCGGCCACACGCAGTCGCTCGTGTTCGCCAGCCGTTGA
- a CDS encoding ABC transporter ATP-binding protein: MSALLEVEDLAVRYPGGVHALRGLSLRLERGQSLAVVGESGSGKTTLAMCLAGLVQPPEAHGNVRLNGVELIGAPAERLRELRWSTVALALQGAPFNPVTTVGTQLAEPLRDRLGLSAARARRRVTAAAEGMLLDPKLLDRYPHQLSGGERRRALLAMTLVLDPALVVLDEPTAGLDTATRAELVARVATLAQERAFALVVISHDLPDATHLADRTMVLYAGQAMEVGDTDRVIADPAHPYTWGLVNAYPVMNTTKDLRPIRGHPPDPRNLPAGCPFFERCTQAEHWCRDDNPPLMLSRGRLVACHFGGLKTLLAAAGVRKAFGRGNAQVQALTGVSLELREGEAVGIVGPSGSGKSTLARVLTGHVAPDAGQVWLGDEPLRASRRRAARALRRRIQLVMQDPWDALSPRLTVEELVREPLDVAGSGALAERARAVREVLDSVGLPSAGDFLRSRTHELSGGQLQRVALARALVVRPKVLIADEPTSMLDASEQARLLVVLRERQAEMGLGLVVVSHDIAVVRKVTDRIVVLDAGRVVEEGPSRFVSTDPQSPTARRLVDAASAFASRRPEPVHLPIRNEKGTA, from the coding sequence GTGAGCGCGCTGCTCGAGGTCGAGGATCTCGCGGTGCGCTACCCCGGCGGGGTGCACGCGCTGCGGGGACTGAGCCTGCGCCTGGAGCGGGGGCAGTCGCTCGCCGTCGTCGGTGAGTCCGGATCGGGCAAGACGACCCTCGCGATGTGCCTCGCGGGCCTCGTGCAGCCGCCGGAGGCGCATGGCAACGTCCGGTTGAACGGCGTCGAGCTCATCGGCGCCCCGGCGGAGCGGCTCCGCGAGCTGCGCTGGTCGACGGTCGCGCTCGCCCTGCAGGGCGCCCCGTTCAACCCCGTGACGACCGTCGGCACGCAGCTTGCCGAGCCGCTGCGCGACCGCCTCGGTCTCAGCGCCGCACGCGCCCGCCGCCGGGTGACGGCGGCCGCCGAGGGGATGCTGCTCGATCCCAAGTTGCTCGACCGCTATCCGCATCAGCTTTCCGGTGGGGAGCGGCGCCGCGCCCTGCTGGCCATGACGCTCGTGCTCGATCCGGCGCTCGTCGTGCTCGACGAGCCCACGGCGGGCCTCGACACCGCGACGAGGGCGGAGCTCGTCGCCCGCGTCGCAACACTGGCGCAGGAACGCGCCTTCGCGCTCGTCGTGATCTCCCACGATCTGCCCGACGCCACCCATCTGGCGGACCGCACGATGGTCCTCTACGCGGGACAGGCCATGGAGGTCGGCGACACCGACCGGGTGATCGCCGACCCGGCCCACCCCTACACCTGGGGGCTCGTGAACGCCTACCCCGTCATGAACACGACGAAGGACCTGCGTCCCATCCGCGGTCACCCTCCCGACCCGCGCAACCTTCCGGCGGGATGCCCCTTCTTCGAGCGGTGCACGCAGGCAGAGCACTGGTGCCGCGACGACAACCCTCCGCTCATGCTGTCGCGGGGGCGCCTGGTCGCCTGCCACTTCGGCGGACTGAAGACCTTGCTCGCGGCAGCGGGGGTGCGCAAGGCGTTCGGGCGTGGGAACGCGCAGGTGCAGGCACTGACGGGGGTGTCCCTCGAACTGCGCGAGGGCGAAGCCGTCGGCATCGTCGGGCCCTCGGGCAGCGGCAAGTCGACCCTTGCGCGCGTCCTCACCGGGCACGTCGCGCCGGACGCGGGGCAGGTGTGGCTCGGCGACGAGCCGCTGCGCGCATCCCGCAGGCGCGCGGCCCGTGCGCTGCGCCGGCGCATCCAGCTCGTCATGCAGGACCCCTGGGACGCCCTCTCCCCGCGCCTGACCGTCGAGGAGCTCGTGCGCGAGCCGCTCGACGTCGCCGGATCGGGGGCGCTCGCGGAGCGTGCGCGCGCGGTGCGCGAGGTCCTCGACAGCGTCGGCCTGCCGTCGGCAGGCGACTTCCTCCGGTCGCGCACCCACGAGCTGTCCGGCGGCCAGCTGCAGCGGGTCGCGCTCGCCCGCGCGCTCGTCGTCCGTCCGAAGGTGCTCATCGCCGACGAGCCCACGAGCATGCTCGACGCGTCCGAGCAGGCACGCCTGCTCGTCGTCCTGCGCGAACGACAGGCCGAGATGGGCCTCGGCCTCGTCGTCGTGTCACATGACATCGCCGTGGTCCGCAAGGTCACCGACCGCATCGTCGTGCTCGACGCCGGCCGCGTGGTCGAGGAGGGCCCGTCGAGGTTCGTCTCCACCGATCCCCAGAGCCCGACCGCCCGCCGGCTCGTCGATGCCGCCTCCGCGTTCGCCTCCCGCCGGCCCGAACCTGTCCACCTGCCCATCCGCAACGAGAAGGGAACCGCATGA
- a CDS encoding ABC transporter permease, whose protein sequence is MAAREARAPATGGPEQPPAVAEELTGLATRKPADGPRRSRAGGSRLLAYLGTVYVLVTLTFVLPRAMPGDPLVALLDPAAPSYVQSEALREQLAAYYGLDRPLGEQYVSYLAGLARGDLGTSIRHNRPVAGLLAERLPWTLLLVAAAMTVAVTAGLVAGATSGWRRGRGVDRGLLTTAMAANSLPAFFLASLAVFVFAATLGWFPLSGGTTPFAALGLLERAADIAHHLVLPAAVMAVSFAASQYLVMRAGMVSQLGADFLLMGRAKGLRERRLKYGYAARNALLPVVSLIAVHLGFAITNSIYVEVVFAYPGLGRLMFEAVEFRDYPVLQACFLVLGAVVVTANYLADVLSTRLDPRMRG, encoded by the coding sequence ATGGCGGCGCGTGAGGCGCGCGCCCCGGCCACCGGGGGGCCCGAGCAGCCCCCGGCGGTGGCGGAGGAGCTCACGGGGCTGGCCACGCGGAAGCCGGCGGACGGACCACGCAGGTCGCGGGCGGGCGGGAGCCGCCTGCTCGCCTACCTCGGGACGGTCTACGTCCTCGTGACGCTGACGTTCGTGCTGCCGCGGGCGATGCCCGGCGACCCGCTCGTCGCCCTGCTCGACCCGGCCGCTCCCTCCTACGTGCAGAGCGAAGCCCTGCGCGAGCAGCTGGCCGCCTACTACGGGCTCGACCGGCCGCTCGGCGAGCAGTACGTGTCCTACCTCGCGGGGCTCGCCCGCGGCGACCTCGGCACGTCGATCCGTCACAACCGCCCGGTCGCCGGACTCCTGGCGGAGCGGCTGCCGTGGACGTTGCTGCTCGTGGCGGCGGCGATGACCGTTGCGGTGACCGCAGGCCTCGTGGCGGGGGCGACGTCGGGCTGGCGGCGCGGGCGCGGTGTCGACCGCGGGCTGCTCACCACAGCCATGGCAGCGAACAGCCTCCCCGCGTTCTTCCTCGCCTCCCTGGCGGTGTTCGTGTTCGCGGCCACGCTCGGCTGGTTCCCCCTGTCCGGCGGAACCACCCCGTTCGCCGCGCTCGGACTGCTCGAGCGCGCCGCCGACATCGCCCACCACCTCGTCCTGCCGGCGGCCGTGATGGCGGTGAGCTTCGCGGCCAGCCAGTACCTGGTGATGCGCGCGGGCATGGTCAGCCAGCTCGGGGCCGACTTCCTGCTCATGGGAAGGGCAAAGGGGCTGCGCGAGCGCCGGTTGAAGTACGGCTACGCGGCGCGCAACGCCCTGCTCCCCGTCGTCAGCCTCATCGCCGTCCACCTCGGCTTCGCGATCACCAACAGCATCTACGTCGAGGTCGTGTTCGCCTATCCCGGTCTCGGGCGGTTGATGTTCGAGGCGGTGGAGTTCCGCGACTACCCGGTCCTGCAGGCCTGCTTCCTCGTGCTCGGCGCCGTGGTGGTCACCGCCAACTACCTCGCCGACGTGCTCTCGACCCGCCTGGACCCGAGGATGCGCGGGTGA
- a CDS encoding response regulator transcription factor: MSRILIAEDEARIASFLEKGLRANGFVTSVASDGIEALRRARSGEFDLLILDIGLPGKDGFAVLSELRGTGNRLPVIVVTARDGVDDTVAALEGGADDYVTKPFAFEELLARVRVRMRGDAAVEETVLRHGAVSLDLRTRRARVGDREVDLTAREFTVLETLLRHPGQVLSREQLLSHVWGYDYDPGSNVVDVYVGYLRRKLGQRTITTVRGMGYRLEAVDAG; this comes from the coding sequence GTGAGCCGCATCCTCATCGCCGAGGACGAGGCGCGTATCGCGTCGTTCCTCGAGAAGGGTCTGCGGGCGAACGGCTTCGTCACCTCGGTGGCGAGCGACGGGATCGAGGCGCTGCGGCGCGCGCGCAGCGGGGAGTTCGACCTGCTCATCCTCGACATCGGCCTGCCCGGCAAGGACGGCTTCGCCGTGCTCTCCGAGCTCCGGGGGACCGGCAACCGCTTGCCGGTGATCGTCGTGACCGCCCGGGACGGCGTCGATGACACCGTGGCGGCGCTCGAGGGGGGGGCCGACGACTACGTCACGAAGCCGTTCGCCTTCGAGGAGCTGCTGGCCCGTGTGCGGGTGCGCATGCGGGGTGACGCGGCCGTGGAGGAGACCGTGCTCCGCCATGGCGCGGTGTCGCTCGACCTGCGCACCCGCCGGGCGCGGGTGGGCGACCGGGAGGTCGACCTCACGGCCCGCGAGTTCACGGTGCTCGAGACGCTCCTGCGCCATCCCGGCCAGGTGCTGAGCCGTGAGCAGCTGCTCAGCCACGTGTGGGGCTACGACTACGACCCCGGGTCGAACGTCGTCGACGTCTACGTCGGCTACCTCCGCCGCAAGCTCGGCCAGCGCACGATCACGACCGTCCGCGGCATGGGCTACCGCCTCGAGGCCGTCGATGCCGGATGA
- a CDS encoding response regulator, with protein MTGPGGRVLLVEDEPRIAAFLVKGLQGDGCDVVVAEDGEVGLYLATAESFDAVILDIGLPGLHGVEVLRGIRRARPALPVVMLTARDEPDARDVCMQAGATGFVTKPLVFADLRAVLAACISSGAG; from the coding sequence GTGACCGGTCCCGGGGGCCGCGTGCTCCTCGTCGAGGACGAGCCCCGGATCGCCGCGTTCCTCGTCAAGGGGCTGCAGGGCGACGGCTGCGACGTGGTCGTCGCGGAGGACGGCGAGGTCGGGCTCTACCTCGCCACCGCCGAGTCCTTCGACGCGGTCATCCTCGACATCGGCCTGCCGGGGCTGCACGGTGTGGAGGTGCTGCGGGGGATTCGCAGAGCGCGCCCGGCCCTGCCCGTCGTCATGCTCACCGCCCGCGACGAGCCCGACGCCCGCGACGTCTGCATGCAGGCCGGCGCGACCGGCTTCGTCACGAAGCCTCTCGTCTTCGCCGACCTGCGCGCGGTGCTCGCCGCGTGCATCTCTTCGGGTGCGGGCTGA
- a CDS encoding ABC transporter substrate-binding protein codes for MALLVALALALTGCPGQEEDTEPETDETPEATDEAPERVTLRLPGGDQGFPSPFGYMRGPGYVQTSFIYDTLVWKDASGEVLPWLASGFEESDDGLTYTFELREGITWHDGEPFTAQDVVFTFAYFDQQQISPQVIVQPIEEIEEVTAVDDHTVEFTLSEPAATFLQFGAAGAVPIVPEHIWSGVDDAAQASDVALLVGTGPYRLEQYSPGEGSYLYTANDDYFLGTPVVERLEFVEVGDPLTALLAGELSAAGGNGLRDDALAPFEEDDRYEILEAPPGSAGTALYWNLARGGALADPQFRRACALAIDREDMVQRLFGGNGAPGNPGWIPPEHPFHAEVEQYAFDLEAANALLDEAGYARGEDGMRTGPDGQPLSFELLVPAPAGPPVDLVVGYLAEIGVQLEPQALDTPSFNQRVLAGETDMSMISFGGMNSDLAPDYLRLIYSTEEQLVQQAQGYENPRVDELAREQLNTLDDDERLEIVTEIQEIVAEDLPLLPLVYPTGFSIHDTEVFDAWYYTPGGVAGVVPTTYNKHAFVTGQETGMPTDS; via the coding sequence ATGGCGCTCCTGGTGGCGCTCGCCCTCGCACTGACCGGCTGCCCCGGCCAGGAGGAGGACACCGAACCCGAGACCGACGAGACGCCCGAGGCGACCGACGAGGCGCCGGAACGCGTGACGCTGCGGCTGCCCGGTGGCGACCAGGGGTTCCCCTCGCCGTTCGGCTACATGCGTGGTCCCGGCTACGTCCAGACGAGCTTCATCTACGACACGCTGGTGTGGAAGGACGCGAGCGGGGAGGTCCTGCCGTGGCTGGCCTCCGGTTTCGAGGAGTCCGACGACGGGCTCACCTACACCTTCGAGCTGCGCGAGGGCATCACCTGGCACGACGGCGAGCCGTTCACCGCCCAGGACGTCGTCTTCACGTTCGCGTACTTCGACCAGCAGCAGATCTCGCCGCAGGTCATCGTGCAGCCGATCGAGGAGATCGAGGAGGTTACCGCTGTCGACGACCACACGGTCGAGTTCACCCTCTCGGAGCCGGCTGCGACGTTCCTGCAGTTCGGCGCCGCAGGCGCGGTCCCGATCGTGCCCGAGCACATCTGGTCGGGGGTCGACGACGCCGCCCAGGCCAGCGACGTCGCGCTGCTCGTCGGCACCGGTCCCTACCGCCTCGAGCAGTACTCCCCCGGCGAGGGGTCCTACCTCTACACCGCGAACGACGACTACTTCCTCGGGACCCCGGTCGTCGAACGGCTCGAGTTCGTCGAGGTCGGCGACCCGCTCACCGCCCTGCTCGCCGGTGAGCTGTCCGCCGCCGGAGGCAACGGGCTGCGCGACGACGCGCTCGCGCCGTTCGAGGAGGACGACCGCTACGAGATCCTCGAGGCGCCACCGGGTTCCGCCGGCACGGCACTGTACTGGAACCTCGCCCGAGGTGGCGCGCTCGCCGACCCGCAGTTCCGGCGTGCCTGCGCGCTCGCCATCGACCGCGAGGACATGGTGCAGCGGCTGTTCGGCGGCAACGGCGCCCCGGGCAACCCCGGGTGGATCCCGCCCGAGCATCCCTTCCACGCCGAGGTCGAGCAGTACGCGTTCGACCTCGAGGCCGCGAACGCGCTCCTCGACGAGGCCGGGTACGCCCGCGGCGAGGACGGCATGCGCACCGGTCCCGACGGTCAGCCCCTGTCGTTCGAGCTCCTCGTCCCCGCCCCGGCGGGGCCGCCGGTCGACCTCGTCGTGGGCTACCTCGCGGAGATCGGCGTGCAGCTGGAGCCGCAGGCGCTCGACACACCGTCGTTCAACCAGCGCGTGCTGGCCGGCGAAACGGACATGTCGATGATCAGCTTCGGCGGCATGAACAGCGACCTCGCACCGGACTACCTGCGGCTCATCTACTCGACGGAGGAGCAGCTCGTCCAGCAGGCGCAGGGCTACGAGAACCCGCGCGTCGACGAGCTCGCGCGCGAGCAGCTCAACACGCTCGACGACGACGAGCGCCTCGAGATCGTCACCGAGATCCAGGAGATCGTCGCCGAGGACCTGCCGCTGCTGCCGCTCGTCTACCCGACCGGCTTCTCGATCCACGACACGGAGGTCTTCGACGCCTGGTACTACACCCCGGGCGGCGTCGCCGGCGTCGTGCCGACGACGTACAACAAGCACGCGTTCGTCACCGGCCAGGAGACCGGCATGCCCACGGACTCCTGA
- a CDS encoding ABC transporter permease has protein sequence MSHGLRSWFALVGGLLVLTLVIAALLAPWIAPYDPRALAGEALQPPSSRHLIGTNNIGQDLFSQLVWGARAALVVALGAATLAISVGAFVGVGAGLAGGLVDVVAMRVVDVVLAVPRLPLLILVAALVGPSRTNLVLAIGLTVWPVIARTVRSQAASLRERGFVAAAGGFGGGGLYVMRRHLLPAVGPLIVAGFVAVSGQAVLLETGLAFLGLADPTAVSWGLILNRALAHPGLYFSPLWTWWVLPAGLAITVLVSGFMFLGVGLEPLLNRRVGAHP, from the coding sequence GTGAGCCACGGGCTGCGGTCGTGGTTCGCGCTCGTCGGGGGCCTGCTCGTCCTGACCCTCGTCATCGCCGCCCTGCTCGCCCCGTGGATCGCGCCGTACGACCCGCGCGCCCTGGCCGGCGAGGCGCTCCAGCCCCCGTCGAGCCGCCACCTGATCGGCACGAACAACATCGGGCAGGACCTCTTCTCCCAGCTCGTCTGGGGCGCCCGCGCCGCGCTCGTCGTCGCACTCGGCGCGGCGACGTTGGCCATCTCCGTCGGTGCCTTCGTCGGCGTGGGGGCAGGGCTCGCCGGTGGGCTCGTCGACGTCGTGGCGATGCGCGTCGTCGACGTCGTGCTCGCCGTCCCCCGCCTGCCCTTGCTCATCCTCGTCGCCGCGCTCGTGGGGCCGAGCAGGACGAACCTCGTCCTCGCCATCGGGCTCACCGTGTGGCCGGTGATCGCGCGGACGGTGCGCAGCCAGGCGGCGAGCCTGCGGGAACGGGGCTTCGTCGCGGCGGCGGGCGGCTTCGGTGGCGGTGGCCTCTATGTGATGCGCCGGCACCTGCTGCCCGCGGTCGGACCACTCATCGTCGCGGGGTTCGTGGCCGTCTCCGGCCAGGCGGTCCTGCTGGAGACCGGCCTCGCGTTCCTCGGCTTGGCCGACCCCACCGCGGTGAGCTGGGGGCTCATCCTCAACCGCGCGCTCGCCCACCCCGGCCTGTACTTCTCACCGCTGTGGACGTGGTGGGTCCTGCCGGCGGGCCTCGCCATCACCGTCCTCGTCTCGGGGTTCATGTTCCTCGGCGTGGGGCTCGAGCCGCTGCTCAACCGGCGGGTCGGAGCCCACCCGTGA
- a CDS encoding Glu/Leu/Phe/Val dehydrogenase dimerization domain-containing protein, with protein sequence MDLSQLGEQPISRHQAYSELLHADRAASLVHYVDPVEGFSGHLSFAGVGNALAAGGFRVHPGLTASTVQRLAGVMALKQRVLGLGVDGAKSGIAYDPRAPGKAAAIRRFFHFIKPYLLERYSMGPDMGTRWDEIERHARAEGIASVKIAVAAAQELPEGEVLHRLRRLDERVGHLTLGERRAGHALAHAAIATLEEVGYPRSSPRVGIQGFGTLGRAAAAALVEAGLPVTAVGDEHGCLIADGGLDVTALLRRPHHDGTRTRPRTAGRVAPPDAVFEAVDVLLLAACEDAVDADARNALAAGTRAVVVGANLGLSADTEQWLHDRGVVVVPDFVGGCGGPASMDALFGPPARPAADEVLARVAGRARALVREVLSLAAAGGVPPREAALRLCAEQDAGRRRPYGDRPHRGAAEGLR encoded by the coding sequence TTGGACCTTTCGCAGCTCGGAGAGCAGCCCATTTCCCGCCACCAGGCCTACTCCGAACTCCTCCACGCAGACCGCGCGGCGTCGCTGGTCCACTACGTGGACCCCGTCGAAGGGTTCTCCGGTCACCTGTCGTTCGCGGGCGTCGGGAACGCCCTGGCCGCGGGCGGCTTCCGCGTGCATCCCGGCCTGACCGCCTCGACGGTCCAGCGGTTGGCGGGGGTCATGGCGTTGAAGCAGCGGGTCCTCGGCCTGGGCGTCGACGGGGCGAAGTCCGGCATCGCCTACGACCCCCGCGCGCCGGGCAAGGCGGCGGCCATCCGCCGGTTCTTCCACTTCATCAAGCCCTACCTGCTCGAGCGTTACTCCATGGGCCCAGACATGGGCACGCGTTGGGACGAGATCGAGCGACACGCGCGTGCCGAGGGGATCGCGTCGGTGAAGATCGCCGTCGCGGCGGCGCAGGAACTGCCCGAAGGGGAGGTTCTCCACCGCCTTCGGCGCCTCGACGAGCGCGTCGGCCATCTCACGCTCGGAGAGCGGCGCGCGGGCCACGCACTCGCCCACGCCGCCATCGCCACGCTCGAGGAGGTCGGCTACCCGAGATCCAGCCCACGGGTGGGGATCCAGGGATTCGGAACGCTCGGGCGTGCTGCTGCGGCTGCACTCGTGGAGGCCGGCCTGCCGGTCACCGCGGTGGGCGACGAGCACGGTTGCCTGATCGCCGATGGGGGCCTTGACGTGACGGCCCTGCTGCGGCGGCCGCACCACGATGGTACGCGTACCCGTCCGCGCACCGCCGGCCGTGTCGCGCCTCCCGATGCGGTCTTCGAAGCCGTCGACGTCCTCCTGCTCGCGGCCTGCGAGGACGCCGTCGACGCCGACGCGCGAAACGCGCTGGCGGCCGGCACGAGGGCGGTCGTGGTGGGGGCGAACCTCGGCCTGTCGGCGGACACCGAGCAGTGGCTGCACGATCGGGGTGTCGTGGTCGTCCCCGACTTCGTGGGCGGCTGCGGCGGCCCGGCTTCCATGGACGCCCTCTTCGGTCCGCCGGCACGCCCTGCGGCCGACGAGGTGCTCGCGCGCGTCGCGGGGCGGGCGCGCGCGCTCGTGCGCGAGGTTCTTTCCCTGGCGGCGGCGGGAGGCGTTCCCCCGCGAGAGGCCGCACTGCGGCTATGCGCCGAACAGGACGCCGGGCGGCGGCGTCCCTACGGGGACCGGCCCCACCGCGGGGCGGCGGAGGGGCTGCGTTGA
- a CDS encoding adenylosuccinate lyase family protein, whose product MTDSRFHGHAYATEESRRIFCDTCRMQRWLDVEAALALSQADVGLLPRETAEEIARAADLGRMDLDALAENFRATNHSLVALLRAHEAACGAGAGEFVHYGATTQDIQDTAQTLEMRDVLDVVDRDVLGLVVVLRDLALLHRDRVMVGRTHGRPALPTTFGVKVAGWLDELLRQAARVDAMRERALVAQLFGGVGTMAGFHGRGPRLLECFADRLGLGVPATSWHASRDRVAEYVTCLAMLTGTLARIADEIRTLGRPELGELEEGWSPGRVGSSTMPHKRNPEACQQVVVLARLARVDATLALEGLVVEHERDSRGLRLEWVAVADVSHYTLTGLRIVAEVLDGLRVHTDRMAEGAKARAEEICTEPLMLALGRHMGKQSAYALVYALSQQARDEGRSLRTGVSRHPQVRMHLGDEELDRIFDPARQVGDAATLVNRVVERADLWLRQRAATGSRPSTSPDR is encoded by the coding sequence ATCACCGACTCACGGTTCCATGGTCACGCGTACGCCACCGAGGAGAGCCGCCGCATCTTCTGCGACACCTGCCGCATGCAGCGCTGGCTCGACGTCGAGGCGGCCCTGGCCCTGAGCCAGGCGGACGTGGGCCTGCTGCCCCGCGAGACGGCCGAGGAGATCGCACGCGCCGCCGACCTCGGTCGCATGGACCTTGACGCGCTGGCCGAGAACTTCCGCGCCACGAACCACTCCCTCGTCGCGCTGCTGCGCGCGCACGAGGCGGCGTGCGGGGCAGGCGCCGGCGAGTTCGTTCACTACGGCGCGACGACGCAGGACATCCAGGACACCGCGCAAACTCTGGAGATGCGCGACGTCCTCGACGTCGTCGACCGCGACGTCCTCGGCCTCGTGGTCGTCCTGCGCGACCTCGCCCTTCTGCACCGCGACAGGGTCATGGTCGGACGGACGCACGGCCGCCCGGCACTGCCCACGACCTTCGGGGTCAAGGTCGCCGGATGGCTGGACGAGCTGCTCCGCCAGGCGGCGCGAGTGGACGCCATGCGCGAACGGGCCCTCGTGGCCCAGCTCTTCGGGGGTGTGGGCACCATGGCCGGGTTCCACGGGCGGGGACCTCGGCTGCTCGAGTGCTTCGCGGACCGTCTCGGACTGGGCGTGCCGGCCACGTCCTGGCACGCTTCGCGCGATCGCGTGGCCGAGTACGTCACGTGCCTGGCCATGCTCACGGGCACGCTTGCGCGCATCGCCGACGAGATCCGCACACTCGGGCGGCCGGAGCTCGGCGAGCTGGAGGAAGGCTGGAGCCCGGGAAGGGTGGGCAGCAGCACCATGCCCCACAAGCGCAACCCGGAGGCCTGCCAGCAGGTTGTCGTGCTTGCGCGCCTCGCCCGGGTGGACGCCACCCTCGCGCTCGAGGGGCTCGTGGTGGAGCACGAGCGCGACTCGCGGGGGCTCCGCCTGGAATGGGTCGCGGTCGCCGACGTGTCGCACTACACGCTCACGGGCCTGCGGATCGTCGCCGAGGTCCTCGACGGCCTGCGCGTCCACACCGACCGCATGGCCGAAGGCGCCAAGGCCCGCGCCGAGGAGATCTGCACGGAGCCGCTCATGCTCGCCCTCGGCCGCCACATGGGCAAACAGAGCGCCTACGCGCTCGTCTACGCGCTCAGCCAGCAGGCCCGCGACGAGGGACGGTCCCTGCGCACCGGGGTCTCCCGGCACCCGCAGGTTCGCATGCACCTGGGCGACGAGGAGCTCGACCGCATCTTCGATCCCGCCCGCCAGGTCGGCGACGCGGCCACGCTCGTCAACCGGGTCGTCGAGCGGGCGGACCTCTGGCTGCGGCAACGGGCAGCAACCGGCAGCCGGCCCTCGACCTCACCGGACCGATGA